One genomic window of Paenibacillus xylanilyticus includes the following:
- a CDS encoding glycoside hydrolase family 43 protein — protein MSQLQVQQIRYANPILPGFYPDPSIVKAEDYFYLVCSSFEYFPGVPIFRSPDLIHWEQIGNVLDRVSQLDLTGQKSSDGIYAPALRYHEGTFYMITTDVRGIGNFYVTATNPAGPWSDPIRIPYGGIDPSLFFDDDGKVYVTAQQGADYDSHAIQYEIDITTGKALSEPQVVWHGDGGPWTEGPHLYKINGMYYMMSASGGTAKEHREIIGRSEHPYGPFERYPEPILTHRHLDHPIQYLGHADLVEDHHGEWWAVFLGVRLTEDGYSVLGRETFLAPVVWNEGWPHIDNNEGTVSLDMTIQRKPMSVPSQVDGNAAIVAGRDDFNEELGPQWMFVRNPSEGACSITEHPGSLTLYGQEANLSDVGQITFIGRRQQHLQACYTTSMTFVPTADGEEAGMCIRRDEDAHYELGVKRSEGRNLTFARLTVRGESKIVYENETEAEQLFLRIESTETDYKLSCSLNEQDWVSLGTGSARGISPEDFVHKMCFTGAVVGLYATGNGQASHTPARFDWFDYEI, from the coding sequence ATGTCACAGCTTCAAGTACAACAAATTCGCTATGCGAACCCGATTCTTCCCGGATTCTATCCGGATCCGAGCATTGTGAAGGCAGAGGATTACTTTTACCTTGTTTGCAGTTCGTTTGAGTATTTTCCGGGGGTTCCGATTTTTCGGAGCCCGGATCTAATTCACTGGGAGCAGATCGGCAACGTATTGGATCGGGTAAGCCAGCTTGATTTGACTGGTCAGAAGAGCTCGGACGGAATTTATGCCCCTGCGCTGCGATACCACGAAGGTACGTTTTATATGATTACGACAGATGTTAGAGGTATCGGGAACTTCTATGTTACGGCAACCAACCCTGCGGGACCATGGTCTGATCCGATTCGCATTCCGTATGGGGGAATCGACCCCTCTCTGTTTTTTGACGATGACGGGAAAGTGTATGTCACCGCTCAGCAAGGAGCGGACTACGATTCTCATGCCATTCAATATGAGATCGACATCACGACAGGGAAGGCGTTATCCGAACCTCAGGTAGTATGGCACGGAGACGGTGGCCCGTGGACCGAGGGGCCGCACTTGTACAAAATCAACGGGATGTATTATATGATGTCTGCTTCTGGAGGGACGGCCAAGGAGCATCGCGAAATCATCGGTCGCAGCGAACATCCGTATGGTCCGTTCGAACGGTATCCAGAGCCGATTCTGACTCACCGCCATTTGGACCACCCTATCCAGTATTTAGGCCATGCCGATCTGGTGGAGGATCATCACGGAGAATGGTGGGCTGTATTCCTTGGCGTCCGCTTGACAGAAGACGGATATAGCGTGCTTGGACGCGAAACATTCCTTGCGCCGGTTGTTTGGAATGAGGGCTGGCCGCATATTGACAACAATGAAGGCACAGTAAGCCTGGACATGACGATTCAGCGTAAGCCGATGTCAGTTCCTTCTCAAGTGGATGGTAATGCAGCCATTGTCGCAGGCCGGGATGACTTCAATGAAGAACTGGGTCCGCAGTGGATGTTTGTGCGCAATCCGTCAGAAGGAGCATGCTCCATAACGGAACATCCGGGTTCTTTGACACTTTACGGGCAGGAGGCAAATCTCAGCGACGTTGGTCAGATTACGTTTATTGGCCGTAGACAGCAGCATCTTCAGGCTTGCTATACAACCAGCATGACATTTGTGCCGACTGCTGATGGAGAAGAAGCGGGCATGTGTATTCGCCGGGATGAGGATGCGCATTATGAGCTTGGTGTTAAAAGGTCGGAAGGACGCAACCTCACTTTTGCCCGTCTGACGGTACGTGGAGAGTCGAAAATCGTGTATGAGAATGAGACCGAAGCAGAGCAGCTGTTCCTTCGAATTGAATCAACGGAGACGGACTACAAACTGAGCTGCTCCTTGAATGAACAGGACTGGGTAAGTCTTGGAACGGGTTCAGCACGGGGCATCTCTCCGGAGGACTTTGTGCATAAAATGTGCTTTACCGGAGCGGTAGTCGGGTTATATGCCACTGGCAACGGCCAGGCAAGTCATACACCTGCACGCTTCGATTGGTTTGATTATGAAATCTAG
- a CDS encoding carbohydrate ABC transporter permease, whose translation MIVLVIVTLYPFLNTIVVSFNAGNDTIRGGLYLWPRDFTLQNYKAVFASGTIYNAFLVSVARTVLSTLLNIFLTTMLAYTLSRRDYIFRKLITTVFVLTMYFNAGLIPGYFLMKDLHLINSFWVYVLPSLVSAFNLIVIRTYIYTIPESLIESAKIDGAGDFRIFWKIIFPLCKPVLATIALFVAVGAWNSWFDAFLYTSSRQELSTLQYELMKLLSSSMNANSNPSVANGIGAEHSTQVTPISIRAAVTIVASVPILLVYPFMQKYFVVGLNVGSVKE comes from the coding sequence ATGATCGTGCTCGTAATTGTGACGCTGTATCCATTTTTAAACACCATTGTAGTTTCGTTTAATGCAGGTAATGACACCATTCGGGGAGGCTTATATTTATGGCCTCGTGATTTCACCTTGCAGAATTACAAAGCAGTTTTTGCTTCAGGCACGATCTATAATGCGTTTTTGGTTTCAGTTGCGCGGACCGTACTTTCTACACTGCTTAATATTTTCTTGACCACCATGCTGGCCTATACGCTGAGCCGGCGCGATTATATCTTCCGTAAGCTGATTACAACTGTTTTTGTACTGACCATGTATTTCAACGCTGGTCTGATTCCGGGATACTTCCTTATGAAGGATTTGCATTTGATTAACTCCTTCTGGGTGTATGTCCTGCCATCACTGGTAAGTGCGTTTAACCTGATCGTCATTCGTACTTATATTTACACGATACCTGAAAGCTTGATTGAATCTGCGAAAATAGACGGTGCAGGAGATTTCCGGATTTTCTGGAAGATTATTTTCCCGCTATGTAAACCTGTACTGGCGACCATTGCGCTCTTCGTTGCCGTCGGGGCTTGGAACTCCTGGTTTGATGCATTTCTGTACACGTCGTCTCGTCAAGAGCTCAGCACGCTGCAATATGAATTGATGAAATTGTTGTCTTCCAGCATGAACGCCAACAGCAATCCTTCCGTTGCCAATGGTATAGGGGCAGAGCATTCGACTCAGGTAACCCCGATTTCCATTCGTGCGGCCGTGACCATTGTGGCTTCCGTTCCGATTTTGCTTGTATACCCGTTCATGCAAAAATACTTTGTCGTAGGACTTAATGTAGGGAGTGTGAAGGAATAA
- a CDS encoding ABC transporter permease — translation MEEIVVGTKPLRPKKKPKIRRITWQNIKAQRQLIWMSVPLLAYIIVFAYVPVWGWTMAFQDYKPARSFSQQTWVGFKHFQFLFTDDNFLRVLRNTLAMSVINMILGFVTAIVLALLLNEIKKVLWKRTVQTISYLPHFLSWIIVTGIVATSLASDGIVNDILMKLHLIDEPILWLTEGKYFWGVVASSHIWKEVGWSTIIYLAAMASIDPAQYEAADIDGANRYQKMWNVTLPGIKPTIVILLIMSIGHILEAGFEVQYLLGNGLVVDWAETIDIFVLKYGIAQGNYSLATAGGIFKTVVSITMLLVANWTAKRLGEERLL, via the coding sequence ATGGAGGAAATTGTAGTGGGTACCAAGCCGCTCCGCCCGAAGAAAAAACCGAAAATCAGGCGGATTACTTGGCAGAATATTAAAGCACAGAGACAACTCATTTGGATGTCTGTTCCTCTGCTTGCGTACATTATTGTCTTTGCGTATGTACCTGTATGGGGTTGGACGATGGCCTTTCAGGATTATAAACCGGCCCGGAGTTTCTCGCAGCAGACGTGGGTAGGATTCAAGCATTTCCAATTTTTATTTACCGATGACAATTTTTTGCGAGTGCTTCGCAATACGCTAGCCATGAGTGTCATCAACATGATTCTGGGTTTTGTAACCGCTATTGTTCTTGCTTTGCTGCTTAATGAGATCAAGAAGGTCCTATGGAAGCGGACGGTACAGACGATCTCGTATCTGCCTCACTTCTTATCATGGATTATCGTTACCGGAATCGTAGCGACATCGCTTGCTTCTGACGGTATTGTCAACGATATCCTGATGAAATTGCATTTAATTGATGAGCCTATTCTATGGCTGACGGAAGGTAAGTATTTCTGGGGCGTTGTTGCAAGCTCCCACATTTGGAAAGAGGTTGGATGGAGTACCATCATTTATTTGGCGGCCATGGCCTCGATTGACCCGGCACAGTACGAAGCTGCCGACATTGATGGAGCTAACCGTTATCAAAAAATGTGGAATGTCACTTTGCCTGGAATCAAGCCTACCATTGTCATCCTGTTGATTATGTCGATCGGGCATATTCTAGAGGCCGGTTTCGAGGTTCAATATTTGCTGGGTAACGGATTGGTTGTTGACTGGGCAGAAACGATTGATATCTTTGTGCTCAAATACGGGATTGCACAGGGTAACTATTCGCTTGCGACTGCAGGCGGTATATTCAAGACCGTGGTCAGCATTACGATGTTGCTTGTAGCGAATTGGACAGCCAAGCGGCTTGGGGAAGAGAGGCTCTTATAA
- a CDS encoding extracellular solute-binding protein: MGESKKKFFRMGATMLLSLSVVLAGCSGGTSDPGSGEEGSGTEVGPDNPIEISVFLNEAGQQPTADNKIYKKMKDELGVSFKFEFLAGDKNQKLGVMIAGGDYPDLISADTKLTAAGSVIPLEDLIEEHAPNLKKHYEKYWNQMKDPNDGHIYYLPNYGAYNGEVADTYYSGPAFWIQKAVLKEFGYPTPKTLDEYFELIAKYKEKYPTIDGKPTIGFEVLNYDWKNWGLLNPPQHLIGHPNDGGVVVNDGKAEIFADKEYAKQYYQKLNEINAQGLLDKEAFAQNYDQYMAKLSSGSVLGMFDQHWNFQSAEDSLITQDKIERTYVGFPLVYDSSTKDYYRDRAALNLNNGFGITVSAKDPVKILKVLDKLMEEEWQKTLTWGIVDEDYYVNEEGRFMKTQEQRDKAADAAWKLANKADAFYGTAPKMEGYFSDGNATSASNQPEEYQASLKPFDKEVLDAYGFNSYIDFFSAPPENPVTYPAWSVDVVEGSPAKIANTKLNELSTKYLPKAILAGTSEFDNVWNEYVSEIQKLDIKAYEDRINEVLQWRIDNWSVK, translated from the coding sequence ATGGGGGAAAGTAAAAAGAAGTTTTTCCGTATGGGGGCAACCATGTTGTTGTCACTGAGCGTTGTACTGGCTGGTTGTTCCGGCGGTACAAGTGACCCAGGCAGCGGAGAAGAGGGAAGCGGTACAGAGGTAGGGCCTGACAATCCGATAGAAATCTCGGTATTCCTTAACGAGGCCGGACAGCAGCCAACCGCTGACAACAAGATTTACAAGAAAATGAAGGATGAGCTTGGCGTATCATTCAAGTTCGAATTTCTGGCCGGTGACAAAAACCAAAAGCTTGGCGTTATGATTGCTGGTGGGGATTATCCAGACCTGATCTCAGCTGATACCAAACTGACAGCTGCAGGTTCAGTCATTCCGCTTGAAGATTTGATTGAAGAACACGCCCCGAATTTGAAAAAACATTACGAGAAGTACTGGAATCAAATGAAGGACCCGAATGATGGACATATCTACTACCTGCCAAACTATGGTGCATATAACGGCGAAGTAGCTGACACCTATTACAGCGGTCCCGCGTTCTGGATTCAAAAAGCCGTGCTGAAAGAGTTCGGTTACCCGACTCCTAAAACACTGGATGAATACTTCGAGCTGATCGCGAAATACAAAGAGAAATATCCGACTATTGACGGCAAGCCAACCATCGGTTTTGAGGTCCTGAACTATGACTGGAAAAACTGGGGCTTGTTGAACCCGCCTCAGCATTTGATCGGTCATCCGAATGATGGCGGAGTGGTCGTCAACGATGGCAAGGCGGAGATCTTCGCCGATAAGGAGTATGCCAAACAGTACTATCAGAAGCTAAATGAAATCAATGCCCAAGGCTTGCTTGATAAGGAAGCGTTTGCACAGAACTACGACCAATATATGGCCAAATTGTCCAGTGGTTCCGTACTCGGCATGTTCGATCAACATTGGAATTTCCAAAGCGCGGAAGATTCCCTCATCACGCAAGACAAAATTGAACGCACTTATGTAGGTTTCCCGCTTGTGTATGACAGCAGCACCAAAGACTATTATCGTGACCGCGCAGCACTGAATCTCAACAATGGTTTCGGTATTACCGTGAGTGCAAAAGACCCTGTAAAAATCCTCAAAGTGCTCGATAAACTGATGGAGGAAGAATGGCAGAAAACACTCACTTGGGGCATTGTGGATGAAGACTATTATGTCAATGAAGAAGGCCGCTTCATGAAGACACAAGAACAACGCGACAAGGCAGCGGATGCTGCTTGGAAGCTTGCTAACAAGGCAGATGCATTTTATGGAACTGCACCGAAAATGGAAGGTTACTTTAGCGATGGCAACGCAACTTCGGCAAGTAATCAGCCAGAAGAATACCAAGCAAGCCTGAAACCGTTTGATAAGGAAGTTTTGGATGCATATGGTTTCAACAGCTATATCGATTTCTTCAGTGCTCCACCAGAGAATCCCGTGACTTACCCTGCTTGGTCTGTCGACGTGGTAGAGGGATCTCCAGCCAAGATTGCCAATACGAAGCTGAACGAATTGTCGACCAAATATTTGCCAAAAGCCATCTTGGCCGGTACTTCAGAGTTTGACAATGTTTGGAACGAATACGTTTCCGAGATTCAAAAGCTTGACATCAAGGCATATGAAGATCGTATCAATGAAGTGTTGCAGTGGAGAATTGATAACTGGTCTGTGAAATAA
- a CDS encoding response regulator: MAFKVLLIDDEPLALEGLQLWIPWENLGFEVCGVCGNGSEGLKQMEELKPDLVMVDIHMPVMNGLEMIEEWRRRGNESTKFIILTGYSDFDYARKALKYRVSRYLLKPLDEEQAELEIRQVGQELAKEREQLYVGQVAQREKENLAMKEALTGKELSTEAAGVLESLSSSSHVWNVCLVQIAAEDYCRWSTVAAEFLDRSQAMYVIRLRNDLVSIVFGSAESASHGTSSRARQRLEELARRLVDFRAFMAIGEAASSLLFINQSRVTAEKALLHTFYETNRIGVMDYESLKDLTFQRHDDQVELTARILGAFQLIDHDAYKSAVDYIEQSFRQLRVHPEEARKYVIYLLHEIRAYMRGELAQDSGAPNRLFDIPNLDERLLTWNDLIDMLQSCGRVCFELLLKENASEAQGIVQDINDYIHEHYREGLSIKMLAERFFLHPAYLGQLLIRKNGIGFNELLHNLRIEEACRLLQMNQFKNSEVSEKVGYSTYHHFLKQFEKRLNMSPNEYKKHV; this comes from the coding sequence ATGGCATTTAAAGTGTTGTTAATTGACGATGAGCCTTTGGCGCTTGAGGGCCTTCAGTTATGGATACCATGGGAGAACCTTGGCTTTGAGGTATGCGGGGTCTGCGGAAACGGTTCGGAGGGCCTGAAGCAAATGGAGGAGCTGAAGCCCGATCTGGTCATGGTTGATATTCATATGCCGGTGATGAACGGCCTGGAGATGATTGAGGAGTGGAGACGCAGGGGCAACGAGTCTACCAAATTCATTATCCTGACAGGGTACAGTGATTTTGATTATGCACGAAAGGCGCTCAAATATAGAGTCTCTCGTTATTTGCTTAAACCGCTGGATGAGGAACAGGCCGAGCTGGAGATCCGTCAGGTGGGACAGGAACTGGCTAAGGAGCGGGAACAACTATACGTCGGGCAGGTGGCACAGAGAGAGAAGGAGAATCTGGCCATGAAGGAGGCTCTAACAGGTAAAGAATTGTCAACAGAAGCCGCTGGTGTACTGGAGTCCTTGTCGAGCTCCTCTCATGTTTGGAATGTATGCCTCGTTCAGATCGCGGCAGAGGATTATTGCAGGTGGAGCACGGTTGCTGCGGAATTTTTGGACAGGTCACAAGCCATGTATGTGATTCGTTTGCGAAATGATCTGGTTTCCATCGTGTTTGGGAGTGCTGAATCAGCCTCCCATGGCACGAGCAGTAGGGCTAGACAGCGATTGGAGGAACTGGCGCGCCGTTTGGTGGACTTTCGCGCATTTATGGCCATTGGTGAAGCGGCGTCTTCACTTCTTTTCATTAATCAGTCCAGGGTCACAGCAGAAAAAGCGCTCCTGCATACCTTTTATGAAACGAATAGGATTGGCGTGATGGACTATGAGAGCCTTAAGGATCTTACGTTCCAAAGACATGATGATCAGGTAGAACTCACGGCGAGAATCCTGGGGGCATTTCAACTCATCGACCACGATGCCTACAAGTCAGCAGTGGATTATATTGAGCAATCTTTTCGCCAGTTACGAGTTCACCCGGAGGAGGCGCGCAAATACGTGATCTACCTGCTTCATGAGATTCGAGCATATATGCGAGGCGAACTGGCACAGGATTCCGGTGCTCCAAATCGTCTGTTCGATATCCCCAATCTGGATGAACGCCTGCTGACATGGAACGATCTGATTGACATGCTGCAGTCGTGCGGGCGAGTGTGTTTTGAACTTTTGCTTAAGGAGAATGCTTCCGAAGCGCAGGGTATAGTACAGGATATCAACGATTACATTCATGAGCACTACCGGGAAGGGTTGAGCATTAAAATGCTTGCCGAGCGTTTCTTCTTGCACCCAGCCTACCTGGGACAGCTGCTTATACGAAAAAATGGCATTGGTTTCAATGAACTGTTACATAATTTGAGGATTGAGGAAGCTTGCCGTTTACTCCAAATGAATCAATTCAAAAATAGTGAGGTCTCCGAAAAAGTTGGATATTCCACCTACCATCATTTTTTGAAGCAGTTTGAGAAAAGGCTGAACATGTCTCCGAATGAGTATAAGAAACATGTCTAA